One part of the Actinotignum schaalii genome encodes these proteins:
- the rpmC gene encoding 50S ribosomal protein L29 → MAKGLTTAELDAMTDAELLEKLAESKKELFNLRFSAVTHRLEDSGRLREVRREIARIYTIKSEREKNIRTAPAAQ, encoded by the coding sequence ATGGCTAAGGGACTGACCACCGCGGAACTCGACGCGATGACCGACGCGGAGCTTCTCGAGAAGCTTGCCGAGTCGAAGAAGGAACTGTTCAACCTCCGCTTCTCGGCGGTGACTCACCGCCTGGAGGACAGTGGCCGCCTGCGGGAAGTTCGTCGCGAGATTGCTCGCATTTACACCATTAAGAGCGAGCGGGAGAAGAACATTCGAACCGCTCCGGCCGCTCAGTAA
- the rplP gene encoding 50S ribosomal protein L16, whose amino-acid sequence MLIPRRTKWRKQHRPHRKGMAKGGTQLAFGEYGIQALEPAYITNRQIEAARIAMTRHVKRGGKIWINIFPDRPLTKKPLGVRMGSGKGPVETWVANIKPGRVMFEMAGVDEALAREAMSRAQHKLPIKTRFITREEVE is encoded by the coding sequence ATGCTGATTCCTCGTCGTACTAAATGGCGCAAGCAGCACCGTCCGCACCGTAAGGGTATGGCCAAGGGCGGAACGCAGCTGGCTTTCGGTGAATACGGCATTCAGGCGCTCGAGCCGGCCTACATCACCAATCGTCAAATTGAAGCAGCCCGTATTGCCATGACGCGTCACGTCAAGCGTGGCGGTAAGATCTGGATCAACATCTTCCCGGATCGCCCGCTCACCAAGAAGCCGCTCGGCGTGCGTATGGGTTCGGGTAAGGGCCCGGTGGAAACCTGGGTTGCCAATATCAAGCCCGGCCGTGTCATGTTCGAAATGGCCGGCGTTGATGAGGCTCTCGCCCGTGAGGCCATGAGCCGCGCCCAGCACAAGCTGCCCATCAAGACCCGCTTTATCACCCGTGAGGAGGTTGAGTAA
- the rpsC gene encoding 30S ribosomal protein S3, with translation MGQKVNPIGFRLGITTDHRSKWFADSTKKGQRYSDYVLEDVKIRDMIEKTLERAGISSVHIERRAERVVVDIHTARPGIVIGRRGAEADRLRADLEKLTGKAVQLNILEVKNPEADAQLVAQGIAEQLASRVSFRRAMRKGIQSAERAGAKGIRVQCSGRLGGAEMSRSEFYREGRVPLHTLRANINYGFYEARTTFGRIGVKVWIYRGDLTDAEYYRSLAEAPRGGRGGRSDRRGRRGAGRGRGGQRGEARSEQAQSPAAGAEAPVAAPESTGTEA, from the coding sequence GTGGGACAGAAAGTCAACCCTATTGGGTTCCGTCTCGGCATCACGACTGACCACCGCTCCAAGTGGTTCGCTGATTCCACCAAGAAGGGGCAGCGCTACTCGGACTACGTCCTCGAAGATGTCAAAATCCGTGACATGATCGAAAAGACGCTCGAGCGCGCCGGTATTTCCAGCGTGCACATCGAGCGCCGAGCCGAGCGCGTGGTTGTGGATATCCACACCGCTCGCCCCGGCATCGTCATTGGCCGGCGCGGTGCGGAAGCTGATCGCCTCCGCGCTGATCTGGAGAAGCTGACCGGCAAGGCCGTGCAGCTCAATATTCTGGAAGTGAAGAACCCGGAAGCTGACGCCCAGCTCGTGGCGCAGGGTATCGCGGAACAGCTCGCCTCGCGCGTGTCCTTCCGCCGCGCCATGCGCAAGGGCATCCAGTCCGCCGAGCGCGCCGGTGCCAAGGGCATCCGCGTGCAGTGCTCGGGCCGTCTGGGTGGCGCCGAAATGTCGCGTAGCGAGTTCTACCGCGAAGGGCGCGTGCCGCTGCACACCCTGCGCGCGAATATCAACTACGGTTTCTACGAAGCGCGCACCACCTTCGGCCGCATCGGCGTGAAGGTGTGGATCTACCGCGGTGATCTCACCGACGCTGAGTACTACCGCAGCCTCGCGGAAGCTCCGCGCGGTGGGCGCGGGGGCCGTTCGGATCGTCGCGGACGCCGCGGCGCCGGGCGCGGTCGCGGTGGCCAGCGTGGGGAAGCCCGCAGCGAACAGGCTCAGAGCCCGGCGGCCGGAGCCGAAGCTCCGGTGGCCGCGCCGGAATCAACCGGAACGGAGGCATAA
- the rplV gene encoding 50S ribosomal protein L22, translated as MEAKAQARFVRVSPMKARRVVDTIRGRRALDAIDVLQFAPFAAATPVRKIVESAIANARYAAEQAGERFDESELFIGEIYADEGPTMKRIQPRAQGRANRINKRTSHITVIVTDEKPKAKKQRRAR; from the coding sequence ATGGAAGCAAAGGCGCAGGCGCGCTTCGTGCGCGTGTCGCCCATGAAGGCCCGTCGTGTCGTGGACACCATCCGCGGCCGGCGCGCCCTGGACGCTATTGACGTACTGCAGTTCGCACCGTTTGCGGCCGCCACTCCGGTTCGTAAGATCGTGGAGTCGGCCATCGCCAACGCGCGGTACGCCGCCGAGCAGGCGGGGGAGCGCTTCGATGAGTCCGAGCTGTTCATCGGCGAGATTTACGCCGATGAAGGCCCGACGATGAAGCGTATCCAGCCGCGTGCCCAGGGCCGGGCGAACCGCATCAACAAGCGGACGAGTCACATCACCGTTATCGTTACCGACGAGAAGCCGAAGGCCAAGAAGCAGAGGAGGGCCCGCTAG
- the rpsS gene encoding 30S ribosomal protein S19: MPRSLKKGPFVDEHLYKKVDEQNEKNTKNVIKTWSRRSVITPDFLGHTFAVHDGRKHVPVFITESMVGHKLGEFAPTRTFRGHDKDDRKGRRR, translated from the coding sequence ATGCCCCGCAGTTTGAAGAAGGGTCCGTTCGTCGACGAGCACCTCTACAAGAAGGTCGACGAGCAGAACGAGAAGAACACCAAGAACGTAATCAAGACCTGGTCGCGTCGGTCGGTTATTACCCCCGATTTCCTGGGTCACACCTTTGCAGTGCACGATGGACGCAAGCATGTGCCGGTATTCATTACCGAATCCATGGTTGGCCACAAGCTCGGGGAGTTCGCCCCGACCCGCACCTTCCGCGGGCACGATAAGGACGACCGAAAGGGCCGCCGGCGCTAA
- the rplB gene encoding 50S ribosomal protein L2: MGIRKYKPTTPGRRGASVADFAEITRSTPEKSLVRPLKKTGGRNNQGRITTRHKGGGHKRQYRLIDFRRWDKDGVPAKVAHIEYDPNRTARIALLHFVDGEKRYIVAPRGVKQGDLIETGPNADIKPGNNLPLRNIPLGTTVHNVELKPLGGAKIARSAGASVQLVAREGKYAQLRMPSGEIRNVDVRCRATVGEVGNAEQANINWGKAGRMRWKGVRPTVRGVVMNPVDHPHGGGEGKTSGGRHPVSPWGKKEGRTRRPNKASDKLIVRRRKTGKKR; the protein is encoded by the coding sequence ATGGGAATTCGTAAGTACAAGCCGACGACCCCGGGTCGTCGCGGTGCGAGCGTTGCCGACTTCGCCGAGATCACTCGTTCGACCCCGGAGAAGTCCCTCGTTCGTCCCCTGAAGAAGACCGGTGGGCGTAACAACCAGGGACGCATCACCACCCGTCACAAGGGCGGTGGGCACAAGCGCCAGTACCGTCTCATCGACTTCCGTCGCTGGGATAAGGACGGCGTGCCGGCCAAGGTTGCGCACATCGAATACGATCCGAACCGCACCGCGCGTATTGCGCTGCTCCACTTCGTTGACGGCGAGAAGCGTTACATCGTTGCTCCCCGCGGCGTGAAGCAGGGCGATCTCATCGAAACCGGCCCGAATGCGGATATCAAGCCCGGCAACAACCTGCCGCTGCGCAATATCCCGCTCGGTACCACGGTGCACAATGTGGAACTCAAGCCGCTGGGCGGGGCGAAGATCGCCCGCAGCGCCGGCGCTTCCGTGCAGTTGGTTGCTCGCGAAGGCAAGTACGCGCAGCTGCGTATGCCCTCCGGCGAAATCCGTAACGTGGACGTGCGTTGCCGCGCCACCGTCGGTGAAGTCGGCAATGCCGAGCAGGCGAATATCAACTGGGGTAAGGCCGGCCGTATGCGCTGGAAGGGCGTGCGCCCGACCGTCCGCGGTGTTGTTATGAACCCGGTGGACCACCCGCACGGTGGTGGTGAAGGTAAGACGTCCGGTGGGCGCCATCCCGTTAGCCCGTGGGGCAAGAAGGAAGGCCGTACCCGCCGTCCGAACAAGGCCAGCGACAAGCTCATCGTGCGCCGTCGCAAGACCGGCAAGAAGCGCTGA
- the rplW gene encoding 50S ribosomal protein L23: MTENGNFWNKNPHDVILAPVMSEKSALLEEQGKYTFFVDPRSNKTEIKQAVEAIFGVKVASVNTQNRQGKTRRTRNGIGRRKNTKRAIVTLREGSIDIYGEIV, encoded by the coding sequence ATGACTGAGAACGGTAACTTCTGGAATAAGAACCCGCACGATGTCATCCTCGCCCCGGTGATGTCGGAGAAGAGCGCGCTGCTCGAAGAACAGGGTAAGTACACGTTCTTCGTTGATCCGCGTTCGAATAAGACCGAAATCAAGCAGGCCGTCGAAGCGATTTTTGGCGTCAAGGTTGCCTCCGTCAATACGCAGAACCGCCAGGGCAAGACCCGGCGTACGCGCAACGGCATCGGGCGGCGCAAGAATACCAAGCGGGCCATCGTCACCTTGCGTGAAGGCTCCATCGACATCTACGGCGAAATCGTCTAA
- the rplD gene encoding 50S ribosomal protein L4, with protein MADFKIDVLDETGKVTSQATLPAQLFDLDFNMALVHQVVNAQQAAARLGTHATKTRGQVSGGGKKPWRQKGTGRARQGSIRAPQWVGGGVVHGPQPRDYSQRTPKKMIAAALLQSLSDRARHERIHAVTAFVADKTPSTKTARALIEKMNEGRKALVVVQREDDASVLSVRNLPQIHVLYVDQLNSYDVLAADDVIFTEAALGAFVEKNTKKDEK; from the coding sequence ATGGCAGACTTCAAGATTGACGTTCTCGATGAAACCGGCAAGGTGACCTCGCAGGCCACCCTCCCGGCTCAGCTCTTTGATCTCGACTTCAATATGGCGCTGGTCCACCAGGTCGTTAACGCGCAGCAAGCTGCCGCTCGCCTCGGTACCCACGCCACGAAGACCCGCGGTCAGGTGTCCGGCGGCGGCAAGAAGCCGTGGCGCCAGAAGGGGACCGGCCGGGCCCGCCAGGGTTCGATCCGCGCTCCGCAGTGGGTTGGTGGCGGCGTTGTCCACGGCCCGCAGCCGCGTGACTACTCGCAGCGCACCCCCAAGAAGATGATTGCGGCCGCGCTGCTGCAGTCCCTCTCGGATCGGGCTCGCCACGAGCGTATTCACGCCGTGACCGCTTTTGTTGCCGATAAGACCCCGTCCACCAAGACGGCACGTGCGCTCATCGAGAAGATGAACGAGGGGCGCAAGGCGCTCGTCGTGGTCCAGCGTGAAGATGATGCCTCGGTGCTCTCCGTGCGCAACCTCCCGCAGATCCACGTCCTCTACGTTGATCAGCTCAATAGCTACGACGTTCTTGCTGCTGACGACGTCATCTTCACCGAAGCCGCGCTGGGCGCGTTCGTGGAGAAGAACACCAAGAAGGATGAGAAGTAA
- the rplC gene encoding 50S ribosomal protein L3, producing the protein MNSKQAVASKPVKALLGTKLGMTQLWDEDGRLLPITVVRVGTNVVTQVRTLEVDGYSAVQLASGDEKTKNVTKPLQGHFAKAGVTPRKKLAEIRTPDASEYTLGQELTADIFEAGQSVDVIGTSRGKGFAGVMKRHGFAGVSASHGAHRNHRKPGSIGACATPSRVFKGLRMAGRMGQDRVTVQNLSIHSVDLENGLLLVVGAIPGAKGGSVVVRTSVKGA; encoded by the coding sequence ATGAACTCCAAGCAAGCTGTTGCCAGCAAGCCCGTGAAGGCGTTGCTGGGCACGAAGCTGGGGATGACCCAGCTCTGGGATGAGGACGGGCGCCTCCTTCCCATTACCGTTGTGCGCGTGGGCACCAATGTGGTGACCCAGGTTCGCACCCTCGAGGTTGACGGCTATTCCGCCGTGCAGCTCGCCTCGGGCGATGAAAAGACGAAGAACGTCACCAAGCCGCTCCAGGGCCACTTCGCTAAGGCCGGCGTTACGCCGCGCAAGAAGCTGGCGGAAATCCGCACCCCCGATGCCAGTGAATACACGCTCGGGCAGGAACTGACCGCGGATATCTTCGAAGCCGGTCAGTCCGTTGACGTTATCGGTACCTCCCGCGGTAAGGGCTTTGCCGGTGTGATGAAGCGTCACGGCTTCGCCGGTGTGTCGGCCTCCCACGGTGCGCACCGCAACCACCGCAAGCCCGGTTCCATCGGCGCCTGCGCCACCCCCTCGCGCGTCTTCAAGGGTCTGCGCATGGCTGGTCGCATGGGTCAGGACCGCGTCACGGTGCAGAATCTGTCCATCCACTCCGTTGACCTCGAGAACGGCCTGTTGCTCGTGGTTGGCGCCATCCCCGGTGCAAAGGGTGGCTCGGTTGTGGTCCGCACGTCCGTGAAGGGAGCCTAA
- the rpsJ gene encoding 30S ribosomal protein S10 gives MAGQKIRIRLKSYDHEVIDSAAKKLVDEVARTGATVVGPVPLPTEKNVFCVIRSPHKYKDSRDHFEMRTHKRLIDIVDPTLKTIDSLRRLDLPADVNVEIKL, from the coding sequence ATGGCGGGACAGAAGATCCGCATTCGGCTGAAGTCATATGACCACGAGGTCATTGATAGCGCGGCCAAGAAGCTCGTCGATGAAGTTGCGCGTACCGGCGCGACCGTGGTGGGACCCGTCCCGCTGCCGACGGAAAAAAACGTTTTTTGCGTTATCCGCTCGCCCCACAAGTACAAGGACTCCCGCGATCACTTTGAGATGCGCACACACAAGCGCCTTATTGACATCGTGGATCCCACCCTGAAGACGATTGACAGCCTGCGCCGTCTCGATCTTCCGGCTGACGTCAACGTGGAAATCAAGCTCTGA
- a CDS encoding aldehyde dehydrogenase family protein, giving the protein MSYRSTNPYTGEVLAEFPYATDDEVDKALELAHETFQTWSRTSIAERAAILRRAADIAEERASELGALATLEMGKLIGEATGEAGGTVPTMLRWLADEAENILAPRPVSSTAAPFEGYIDYRPEGVVVEIEPWNFPYYQAIRGFAPAMLCGNTVILKHASILPQCAAAIVQVLYDAGLPRGVWQNLYATHAQVERLISDDRVRIVTLTGSEAAGAKIAQLASRHLKKSVMELGGSDPFIILDDADIEATIQLAIMGRCFNAGQVCASPKRMIVPDALYDRFVAGLKESTAQLRPGDPAAADTTVPPMSCREQAATVNDQIRRAIEGGASATPLGHIVAEGDTWVQPTLLENVERDNPVFYEEIFGPVWSVYRVSSEEEAIRLANDSCYGLGGTVHSVDVAHAARVAAQVDTGTVAINSPVPAVPAGMPFGGVKRSGFGREMGYEGVREFANIQSILLPEGISAAEFLSSLSGKE; this is encoded by the coding sequence ATGTCCTATCGATCAACTAATCCCTATACCGGTGAGGTGCTCGCCGAATTCCCCTATGCCACCGACGACGAGGTGGATAAGGCCCTCGAGCTGGCCCACGAAACATTCCAGACGTGGAGCCGCACCTCCATCGCCGAACGCGCCGCTATTTTGCGCCGCGCCGCGGATATCGCGGAAGAACGCGCGAGCGAACTCGGGGCGCTGGCCACCCTGGAAATGGGCAAACTCATTGGGGAAGCCACCGGGGAAGCCGGTGGCACCGTTCCAACAATGCTGCGCTGGCTCGCTGATGAAGCGGAAAATATTTTAGCTCCGCGCCCTGTCAGCTCCACCGCCGCACCTTTTGAAGGCTATATTGACTATCGCCCGGAGGGCGTCGTCGTCGAAATTGAACCGTGGAACTTCCCGTACTACCAGGCCATTCGCGGTTTCGCGCCCGCAATGCTCTGCGGCAATACAGTTATCCTCAAGCACGCGTCGATTTTGCCGCAATGCGCCGCAGCGATTGTCCAGGTGCTCTACGATGCCGGGCTGCCGCGCGGGGTATGGCAAAATCTCTACGCCACCCACGCGCAGGTGGAGCGGCTCATCAGCGACGACCGGGTACGCATTGTTACGCTCACCGGCTCAGAAGCAGCGGGAGCGAAAATCGCGCAGCTCGCGTCCCGGCACCTGAAGAAATCCGTGATGGAACTGGGTGGTTCCGATCCCTTTATTATTTTGGACGACGCCGATATTGAGGCCACCATCCAGCTAGCAATTATGGGACGCTGCTTCAATGCCGGCCAGGTATGCGCTTCCCCCAAGCGCATGATCGTTCCCGATGCGCTCTATGACCGTTTCGTCGCCGGCCTCAAGGAAAGCACCGCGCAACTGCGGCCCGGGGACCCGGCAGCGGCAGACACCACCGTGCCGCCCATGTCGTGCCGCGAACAGGCCGCCACGGTCAATGACCAGATTCGGCGGGCTATCGAAGGCGGGGCGAGCGCCACTCCCCTGGGCCATATTGTTGCCGAAGGAGATACCTGGGTGCAGCCCACCCTGCTCGAAAACGTGGAGCGGGATAACCCCGTCTTCTACGAGGAGATTTTCGGGCCGGTCTGGAGCGTGTACCGGGTATCCTCGGAAGAAGAAGCAATCCGACTGGCTAATGATTCGTGCTACGGGCTGGGCGGAACCGTTCATTCGGTAGACGTTGCGCATGCCGCGCGCGTTGCCGCCCAGGTAGATACCGGCACCGTTGCCATTAACTCCCCGGTTCCCGCTGTTCCCGCCGGCATGCCTTTCGGCGGTGTCAAGCGCTCCGGTTTCGGGCGCGAGATGGGCTACGAAGGCGTGCGCGAATTCGCCAATATCCAGTCGATTCTTCTCCCGGAGGGAATCTCCGCGGCGGAGTTCCTCTCCTCGCTTTCAGGAAAGGAGTAA
- a CDS encoding zinc-binding dehydrogenase: MKAAVVNSVGGGFTIEDIEIAEPIGREVLFDVKASGLCRSDLTLSTTNFGFPFPQVLGHEAAGVVTAVGPDVKEIKVGDHVVASLIQYCGHCRACRESRMYECEFPEETLRGPDEAPRLSRKGEPIFQTYGIAGFAEQALVHEHQVAKINPDMPFPQACVIGCAVITGAGAALNTARVRPGDTVAVVGLGGVGLSIVNGARIAGASRIIGVDTNPEKEEFGKKFGMTHFVNAGDRDVIEQIFTATDGRGVDKSFEALGIVPTMETAIAATRQGGDVYVAGVFKPEMEWTINPLNEFFVHRRHIHAVYMGNTDIKTDIPQYVEFYQQGRLHLDDLVATEIALDDIDATYKAMVDHHAGIGRVVITSF; the protein is encoded by the coding sequence ATGAAAGCAGCAGTAGTTAATTCTGTGGGCGGTGGGTTCACCATCGAAGATATCGAGATCGCCGAACCCATCGGGCGCGAGGTACTTTTCGACGTCAAGGCTTCCGGCCTGTGCCGCTCGGATCTCACGCTCTCCACCACCAATTTCGGTTTCCCCTTCCCGCAGGTGCTCGGGCACGAAGCCGCCGGCGTGGTTACCGCCGTCGGCCCGGACGTGAAGGAAATCAAAGTCGGTGACCACGTGGTTGCCTCCCTCATCCAGTATTGCGGGCACTGCCGAGCCTGCCGCGAATCGCGCATGTACGAATGCGAATTCCCGGAGGAAACACTGCGCGGCCCCGATGAGGCCCCGCGGTTGAGCCGGAAGGGCGAGCCGATTTTCCAGACCTACGGCATTGCCGGCTTCGCGGAGCAGGCACTCGTACACGAACACCAGGTCGCGAAGATCAACCCGGACATGCCTTTCCCGCAGGCCTGCGTGATCGGCTGCGCGGTCATTACCGGCGCTGGTGCGGCTCTCAATACCGCGCGGGTGCGCCCCGGTGACACCGTGGCGGTGGTGGGCCTGGGCGGGGTGGGCCTGAGCATCGTCAACGGAGCCCGCATTGCCGGGGCCAGCCGAATTATCGGCGTGGACACCAACCCGGAGAAGGAAGAATTCGGGAAGAAATTCGGAATGACCCACTTCGTGAACGCGGGTGACCGGGATGTTATCGAGCAGATCTTCACCGCGACTGACGGGCGCGGGGTGGATAAGTCCTTCGAGGCGCTCGGTATCGTGCCCACGATGGAGACGGCTATCGCCGCCACCCGCCAGGGTGGGGACGTGTACGTAGCCGGCGTCTTCAAGCCGGAGATGGAGTGGACCATTAATCCGCTCAATGAATTCTTCGTGCACCGGCGCCATATCCACGCGGTATACATGGGGAATACCGATATTAAGACCGATATTCCCCAGTACGTGGAGTTCTACCAGCAGGGCCGCCTCCACCTGGATGACCTTGTTGCCACGGAGATTGCCCTCGATGATATCGACGCAACCTACAAAGCGATGGTGGATCATCACGCCGGGATTGGGCGCGTGGTTATCACGTCCTTCTAG
- a CDS encoding HAD family hydrolase: MALEDVYKKIGFSGGAAGSANQAGSATQAGSGAPAAVLWDMDGTLVDSEEEWARVSGNVVRSHGGIWTDEDVLAIRGADTIAHGRRMMAAVRRGGGEVDPWKMFAEVLRAMADHMADAELIDGAAELLDAFSAAGIPQALVTATPGRPVEIFLAGPGSRLEAAVTGDDDVPGKPNPAPYLLGAQRLGVPIESCLAFEDSGPGLAAARSAGAFTVDVGEFPLAELAALL; the protein is encoded by the coding sequence ATGGCTCTTGAGGATGTGTATAAGAAAATCGGCTTTTCCGGTGGTGCGGCGGGCAGCGCAAATCAGGCGGGCAGCGCAACTCAGGCGGGCAGCGGTGCCCCAGCCGCGGTGCTCTGGGATATGGACGGCACCCTGGTCGATTCCGAAGAGGAGTGGGCCCGGGTATCCGGGAATGTGGTGCGTTCCCACGGTGGAATCTGGACCGATGAGGATGTGTTGGCTATCCGCGGTGCGGATACGATTGCGCACGGGCGGCGCATGATGGCCGCGGTACGCCGCGGCGGGGGAGAAGTGGACCCCTGGAAAATGTTCGCGGAAGTGCTGCGGGCCATGGCCGATCATATGGCCGATGCGGAGCTTATTGACGGGGCGGCTGAGCTCCTCGATGCTTTCTCCGCGGCCGGCATCCCGCAGGCACTCGTTACGGCCACCCCGGGGCGCCCGGTGGAAATCTTCCTGGCCGGGCCGGGCAGCCGGCTGGAGGCGGCGGTTACCGGGGATGATGATGTCCCCGGTAAACCGAATCCCGCCCCGTACCTCCTGGGTGCGCAGCGCCTCGGCGTTCCTATCGAGAGCTGCCTAGCTTTCGAGGATTCCGGGCCCGGACTGGCCGCGGCCCGCAGCGCCGGTGCTTTCACCGTGGATGTGGGGGAGTTCCCCCTGGCTGAACTCGCGGCGCTACTTTAG
- the tuf gene encoding elongation factor Tu gives MAKAKYDKSKPHMNIGTIGHVDHGKTTTTAAITKVLSDKYPDLNEYTPFDQVDNAPEERQRGITINVSHVEYQTEKRHYAHVDAPGHADYIKNMITGAAQMDGAILVVAATDGPMAQTREHVLLARQVGVPQIIVALNKSDMVDDEELLELVEMEVRELLSSQDYPGDDLPVVKISALKALEGDPKWVASIEELMDQVDNYFEDPVRDTDKPFLMPIEDVFTITGRGTVVTGRVERGILNLNEEVEILGIRDTQKTTVTGIEMFHKQMDYAEAGENCGLLLRGTKREDVERGQVVAKPGTITPHTQFEAQVYVLKKEEGGRHNPFFSNYRPQFYFRTTDVTGVITLPEGTEMVMPGDNTEMSVELIQPIAMEEGLGFAIREGGHTVGSGRVTKIIK, from the coding sequence GTGGCGAAGGCCAAGTACGATAAGTCCAAGCCGCATATGAACATTGGCACCATCGGTCACGTCGATCACGGAAAGACGACCACGACCGCTGCTATCACCAAGGTTCTGTCGGATAAGTACCCGGATCTGAACGAGTACACCCCGTTCGATCAGGTTGACAACGCTCCCGAAGAGCGCCAGCGCGGTATTACCATCAACGTGTCCCACGTGGAATACCAGACCGAGAAGCGTCACTACGCACACGTTGACGCCCCCGGCCACGCGGACTACATCAAGAACATGATCACCGGTGCGGCCCAGATGGACGGCGCGATCCTCGTGGTTGCGGCGACCGACGGCCCGATGGCCCAGACCCGCGAGCACGTGCTGCTCGCCCGTCAGGTTGGCGTGCCCCAGATCATCGTTGCTCTCAACAAGTCCGATATGGTCGACGACGAAGAGCTGCTCGAACTCGTGGAAATGGAAGTTCGTGAACTTCTGTCCTCGCAGGATTACCCGGGCGATGACCTCCCGGTCGTGAAGATCTCCGCTCTCAAGGCGCTGGAAGGCGATCCGAAGTGGGTTGCTTCCATCGAAGAGCTCATGGACCAGGTGGACAACTACTTCGAGGATCCGGTGCGTGACACCGACAAGCCTTTCCTCATGCCGATCGAGGACGTCTTCACCATTACCGGCCGCGGCACCGTGGTTACCGGCCGTGTGGAGCGCGGTATCCTCAACCTCAACGAGGAAGTGGAAATTCTCGGTATCCGCGATACCCAGAAGACCACCGTCACCGGTATCGAAATGTTCCACAAGCAGATGGACTACGCCGAAGCCGGCGAAAACTGCGGTCTGCTGCTCCGCGGCACCAAGCGTGAAGATGTTGAGCGCGGCCAGGTTGTGGCCAAGCCCGGCACCATCACCCCGCACACCCAGTTCGAAGCTCAGGTCTACGTGCTGAAGAAGGAAGAAGGCGGCCGTCACAACCCGTTCTTCTCCAACTACCGCCCGCAGTTCTACTTCCGCACCACGGACGTCACCGGCGTTATCACGCTGCCCGAAGGCACCGAGATGGTTATGCCCGGCGACAACACCGAGATGTCGGTTGAGCTCATCCAGCCCATCGCCATGGAAGAAGGCCTCGGCTTCGCTATCCGCGAGGGCGGCCACACCGTTGGTTCAGGGCGCGTCACCAAGATCATCAAGTAA